From the genome of Leptodactylus fuscus isolate aLepFus1 chromosome 1, aLepFus1.hap2, whole genome shotgun sequence, one region includes:
- the CIMIP2B gene encoding ciliary microtubule inner protein 2B: MAVTYPPKISPMLMTPEPHYIPGYGGFCPQYKYNMGKTYGKLTSQLLTSPDVHHSGQLVLQSCPFPPPRNSGSLDLSIRRKPRLGDHKLSWSMIPGYTGFIPRSQKFFAKTYAETTRDALTDFQKDQNQQQNQLKEQLLASKLQSGQQAPRTEHEKQLITAKYRTPLPELSKQAAPYVSPNAYEIQVSPYYMEDQDPNKYFISGYTGYVPRSRFLIGTGYPVTTNRAITEFGHMTLNKGYKIGDYQEPREGNIHLSDQSHIYLESLGLLPRYTGYVPGYKFQYGHTYGNLTQNALGQSTLQKQMVN; the protein is encoded by the exons ATGGCAGTCACCTACCCCCCTAAAATCAGCCCCATGCTGATGACGCCTGAACCCCATTATATCCCAGg GTATGGCGGCTTCTGTCCCCAGTACAAGTATAATATGGGTAAAACCTATGGGAAGCTGACCAGCCAACTGCTGACCAGCCCTGATGTCCACCATTCAGGGCAGCTAGTACTTCAGTCCTGTCCATTTCCACCACCTCGAAACAGCGGCAGCCTGGACTTGTCAATCAGGAGGAAACCACGTCTAGGAGACCATAAACTTTCCTGGAGTATGATTCCAGGATATACCG GCTTCATCCCTAGATCTCAGAAATTCTTTGCTAAGACATACGCTGAGACCACTCGGGATGCTCTGACTGACTTCCAGAAGGACCAAAACCAACAACAGAATCAGCTGAAGGAGCAGCTACTGGCCAGTAAACTTCAGAGTGGTCAGCAAGCCCCCCGGACAGAGCATGAGAAGCAG CTTATCACAGCCAAGTATCGGACTCCACTCCCAGAGCTGTCTAAGCAAGCGGCCCCCTATGTCTCTCCCAATGCTTATGAAATACAGGTCTCCCCATACTACATGGAGGATCAGGACCCCAACAAGTATTTCATCTCAG GTTACACCGGCTATGTCCCCCGCTCTCGTTTTCTCATTGGCACCGGCTATCCAGTTACCACCAACAGAGCCATTACGGAGTTTGGTCATATGACTCTGAACAAAGGATACAAAATAGGAGACTACCAGGAACCACGAGAAGGGAACATCCACCTGTCTGACCAGAGTCACATCTACCTGGAGAGTCTGGGCTTATTGCCCCGCTATACGGGATATGTGCCAG GTTACAAGTTTCAGTACGGACACACCTACGGTAACCTTACCCAAAATGCGCTTGGCCAGTCAACGCTGCAAAAGCAAATGGTGAATTAG